In a single window of the Candidatus Kaiserbacteria bacterium genome:
- the frr gene encoding ribosome recycling factor — protein sequence MSYNTKQFTERAEDVVKWLEREFSSIRTGRATPTLLDLVLVESYGARVPLQQVGSVNTEDARTLRVSIWDKSVIKSVEKAIVDADLGVSVVTDGSGIRVIFPELTSERRVQLLKIAKAKLEEARVSLRGARDETIKEIDKLEKAGEMSQDEKFNAKEDIQKHIDTFNNKLATLMDLKEAEINI from the coding sequence ATGTCATACAACACAAAACAATTTACTGAACGTGCAGAAGATGTCGTCAAATGGCTTGAACGAGAGTTTTCGAGTATTCGTACCGGGCGTGCCACACCGACACTTCTTGACCTCGTCTTAGTGGAGTCATATGGTGCGCGCGTACCACTCCAGCAGGTGGGTTCCGTAAATACCGAAGATGCACGCACTCTCCGTGTGTCTATCTGGGACAAGAGCGTTATAAAGAGCGTTGAGAAGGCTATCGTCGATGCAGATCTCGGCGTGTCTGTGGTGACTGATGGTTCAGGTATCCGCGTCATTTTCCCCGAGCTTACGAGTGAGCGCAGAGTACAACTTCTTAAAATCGCTAAGGCAAAGCTCGAAGAAGCACGCGTCTCACTTCGTGGTGCGCGCGACGAGACCATAAAGGAAATTGATAAACTCGAAAAAGCAGGTGAGATGAGTCAGGATGAAAAATTTAATGCAAAAGAAGACATTCAAAAACACATTGACACTTTTAATAATAAGCTCGCCACCTTGATGGATTTAAAGGAGGCTGAAATCAACATATAA
- a CDS encoding site-2 protease family protein, with protein sequence MSILIFLVVLFVLVLVHELGHFAVAKWTGMRVDEFGIGFPPKLFGIRRGETEYTFNLFPIGGFVKIYGEDALLEGEATHPDANSRSFMSKGKWAQATVLVAGITMNILFAWFLITLAFSMGVKSSVSEEDATATAVLAITQVLPDGPAAEAALTPGAVIREVQAGDDTLTTLTPTAFSDFIAKHQDVPVTIAYMLEGEMRAVQVTPTTGVIEGSSRPAIGVALTLVDTVSRSLGESIVDSSVFVVTAIRDITVGIWTLLADTVRMQADFSQVAGPVGIVGLVDEASSYGITSLLMFTAFISLNLAVINILPFPALDGGRLLFVIIEAVKGTPIKAQYVAVLNTVGFFLLILLMVLVTWNDIAKLL encoded by the coding sequence ATGTCAATCCTCATATTTTTAGTTGTTCTTTTTGTACTTGTCTTGGTACATGAATTAGGACATTTTGCAGTGGCAAAGTGGACGGGGATGCGCGTGGATGAATTTGGTATCGGGTTCCCTCCAAAACTTTTTGGTATTCGTCGAGGTGAGACGGAGTACACGTTTAATCTATTTCCGATAGGGGGATTTGTAAAAATCTATGGTGAGGATGCTCTCCTTGAAGGGGAGGCAACTCACCCCGACGCGAATTCACGCTCATTTATGTCAAAGGGGAAGTGGGCACAAGCGACAGTACTTGTTGCAGGTATCACCATGAACATTCTTTTTGCATGGTTTCTCATCACGCTTGCTTTTAGTATGGGTGTAAAAAGTTCGGTCTCTGAGGAAGACGCGACCGCTACTGCTGTACTCGCTATTACACAAGTACTCCCCGATGGTCCTGCTGCTGAGGCAGCGCTTACTCCAGGAGCAGTCATTCGTGAGGTACAGGCGGGGGATGACACACTCACGACACTTACCCCTACAGCATTTAGTGATTTCATCGCGAAGCACCAAGATGTACCGGTCACGATTGCGTATATGCTCGAAGGAGAAATGCGTGCAGTGCAGGTGACACCAACGACAGGTGTTATTGAAGGTTCCTCACGGCCAGCTATTGGTGTCGCACTTACTCTTGTGGATACGGTCTCACGCTCACTTGGTGAATCTATTGTTGATTCATCAGTATTTGTCGTGACGGCGATTCGAGATATTACGGTAGGTATTTGGACACTTCTTGCAGACACAGTGCGTATGCAGGCCGATTTTTCGCAAGTGGCGGGGCCGGTGGGTATTGTGGGTCTTGTGGACGAAGCATCCTCGTACGGCATTACTTCACTCCTTATGTTTACTGCATTTATCTCACTTAACCTTGCGGTCATTAATATTTTGCCGTTTCCTGCGCTTGACGGAGGCAGACTTCTCTTTGTGATTATCGAGGCAGTGAAGGGAACACCGATTAAGGCACAATATGTAGCAGTTTTGAACACTGTGGGATTTTTCCTTCTTATTCTCCTTATGGTTCTCGTAACATGGAATGATATTGCAAAATTGCTGTAG
- a CDS encoding DUF87 domain-containing protein, whose protein sequence is MTPTNADNKVDTEKIEIFGKKIQSPVVETNIRLAVSAETQPRAQQILTELESCFNQFQDMKGNQCSFRRFSGGKQQKILRDFSFREFDSSFAVPLSLTELSTLIHFPAEGIESTPQFKQSRAKGVSAPLNLPKHGTLLGANEYRNVTTNVYLTPEDRLRHFYVIGQTGAGKSTLIKNMIVQDIQDGAGVCFIDPHGTDIMDVVAGIPPERLDDVIYFDPANLETSIGLNMLEFDENKPEQKTFIVNELLSIFQKLYGANPEALGPMFEQYFRNSTLLVMEDPASGSTLLDISRVMVDPVFRARKLAKATNPVVKQFWEKIATKAGGEQSLENFVPYITSKIDPLTANDYIRPIIGQQKSSFNFRDIMDTKKILLVNLSKGRLGELNASLIGMVIVGKILMAALSRVDDPTKGFPPFYLYIDEFQNITTDSISAILSEARKYKLGLMIANQYIAQIDEKIRDAIFGNVGSMAVFRVGTEDATFLEKQFAPTFLTSDLMNIENRNAYVRILADGTPTQPFNIHTMKPNDPNPEYAKQLIEYSTLKYGTPRLQVDAVIRARYLA, encoded by the coding sequence ATGACCCCAACCAATGCTGATAATAAAGTAGACACTGAAAAGATTGAAATTTTTGGAAAGAAGATTCAATCACCCGTGGTAGAAACCAACATTCGCCTTGCGGTGTCTGCGGAAACCCAACCCCGTGCACAGCAAATACTTACCGAGCTAGAGTCCTGCTTCAATCAGTTTCAGGATATGAAAGGGAATCAGTGTTCTTTCAGACGTTTTTCCGGAGGGAAGCAGCAGAAGATTTTACGTGATTTTTCGTTTCGTGAGTTTGATTCTTCGTTTGCGGTGCCACTCTCACTCACCGAACTTTCGACTCTCATACACTTTCCTGCAGAGGGTATTGAGTCGACACCACAATTCAAACAGTCACGTGCGAAGGGAGTCTCAGCACCACTTAATCTTCCAAAACACGGTACACTCCTTGGTGCGAACGAGTATCGAAATGTGACCACAAACGTATACCTTACGCCCGAGGATAGATTGCGTCATTTCTATGTCATTGGTCAGACTGGTGCTGGGAAATCTACACTCATAAAGAATATGATTGTGCAGGATATTCAGGATGGAGCAGGTGTGTGTTTTATTGACCCACACGGTACGGATATTATGGATGTGGTCGCTGGAATACCTCCTGAGCGTCTTGATGATGTGATCTACTTTGATCCAGCAAATCTTGAAACATCAATCGGGCTCAATATGCTTGAATTTGATGAGAACAAGCCTGAGCAGAAGACTTTTATTGTGAACGAGTTGCTTTCGATATTCCAGAAACTCTACGGAGCAAACCCTGAAGCACTTGGTCCTATGTTTGAGCAGTACTTCCGTAACTCCACATTGCTCGTTATGGAAGATCCCGCATCGGGGAGCACGCTCCTCGACATCTCGCGCGTTATGGTTGACCCCGTATTCCGCGCACGCAAACTTGCTAAGGCAACAAACCCTGTGGTGAAACAATTCTGGGAAAAGATTGCAACGAAGGCCGGTGGTGAGCAGTCGCTTGAAAACTTTGTACCGTATATTACCTCAAAGATTGACCCACTCACCGCCAACGACTACATTCGTCCTATTATCGGCCAGCAAAAATCTTCATTCAACTTCCGTGACATCATGGATACAAAGAAGATACTCCTTGTTAATCTTTCAAAGGGACGTCTCGGTGAATTGAATGCAAGCCTCATCGGTATGGTCATTGTGGGCAAGATACTCATGGCAGCATTGTCACGTGTGGATGACCCCACAAAGGGTTTCCCACCGTTCTATCTGTATATAGATGAATTCCAAAACATCACTACTGATTCTATATCAGCGATTCTGTCTGAGGCGCGTAAGTATAAGCTTGGACTTATGATTGCAAACCAATATATTGCACAGATAGATGAAAAAATTCGTGATGCTATTTTCGGTAACGTTGGCTCCATGGCAGTCTTCCGTGTGGGTACCGAGGATGCCACATTCCTAGAGAAGCAATTTGCACCAACATTTCTCACGTCGGACCTCATGAATATCGAAAACCGAAATGCCTATGTACGTATTCTTGCGGACGGCACACCCACTCAGCCGTTCAATATTCATACCATGAAACCAAATGACCCTAATCCCGAGTATGCAAAACAACTCATTGAATACTCAACACTCAAGTACGGTACACCACGACTACAGGTAGATGCGGTAATACGTGCCCGATATCTTGCATAG